A stretch of Mycobacterium sp. ITM-2016-00316 DNA encodes these proteins:
- a CDS encoding ABC-F family ATP-binding cassette domain-containing protein gives MTATLVAKDVAGGHAHRTLFEHVDLTVAPGDVIGVVGANGAGKSTLLRILAGDLDPLGGTVSVAPADAFVGWLPQEHERIPGETVAGYIARRTGCAAATSAMEAAAEGLSDSSATADAYSVALDHWLATGAADLEERLPAVLADLGLDSGLVPDSTPMTALSGGQAARVGLAALLLSRFDIVLLDEPTNDLDLDGLARLERFVGELRGGVVLVSHDREFLARCVTRVLELDLAQNTTTVFGGGYDSYLEERAVNRRHKREQYEEFADKKADLVARARTQREWSSQGVRNAMRKAPDNDKNRRRAQTESSEKQAQKVRQMESRIARLEEVEEPRKEWSLQFTIGSAPRSSSVVATLDNAVVRQGEFVLGPVSLQVDAGERIGITGPNGAGKSTLLGLLLGRTPPDEGRAGLGANIAVGEIDQTRAEFDGPGRLIDRFEQHVPDWPTAEVRTLLAKFGLGADHVERAAHELSPGERTRAGLALLQARGVNVLVLDEPTNHLDLPAIEQLEQALESYDGALLLVTHDRRMLQNVRLDRTWRVDGGRVHGV, from the coding sequence ATGACCGCAACGCTCGTCGCCAAGGATGTGGCCGGCGGACACGCCCATCGCACACTGTTCGAGCACGTCGACCTGACCGTGGCGCCCGGCGATGTCATCGGCGTCGTCGGCGCCAACGGGGCAGGCAAGAGCACCCTGTTGCGCATCCTGGCCGGCGATCTCGACCCGCTCGGCGGCACGGTCAGCGTCGCCCCGGCCGATGCCTTCGTCGGGTGGCTGCCACAGGAGCACGAACGGATCCCGGGGGAAACCGTCGCCGGCTACATCGCCCGGCGCACCGGATGCGCGGCGGCAACATCGGCGATGGAAGCCGCGGCCGAGGGCCTGTCCGATTCCAGTGCCACCGCGGACGCGTACTCGGTGGCACTGGATCACTGGCTGGCCACCGGCGCGGCGGACCTGGAGGAGCGGCTGCCCGCGGTGCTCGCCGACCTGGGTCTGGACTCCGGGTTGGTACCGGACTCGACGCCGATGACCGCGTTGTCGGGTGGGCAGGCGGCACGGGTTGGTCTGGCCGCACTTCTGTTGTCCCGCTTCGATATTGTGCTGCTGGACGAGCCGACCAACGATCTGGACCTGGATGGGCTGGCCCGCCTGGAGCGTTTTGTCGGCGAACTGCGGGGCGGTGTGGTGCTGGTCAGCCATGACCGGGAGTTCCTCGCGCGCTGCGTGACCCGGGTGCTCGAACTGGATCTGGCGCAGAACACCACCACGGTCTTCGGCGGCGGCTACGACAGCTATCTGGAGGAGCGCGCGGTCAACCGGCGGCACAAGCGCGAACAGTACGAGGAGTTCGCCGACAAGAAGGCGGATCTGGTGGCGCGCGCCCGTACCCAACGCGAATGGTCCAGCCAGGGCGTGCGCAACGCGATGCGCAAGGCCCCCGACAACGACAAGAACCGGCGCCGCGCCCAGACCGAATCCAGCGAGAAGCAGGCGCAGAAGGTGCGTCAGATGGAGAGCCGGATCGCCCGCCTGGAGGAGGTCGAGGAGCCCCGCAAGGAATGGTCGCTGCAGTTCACCATCGGATCGGCCCCGCGGTCGAGTTCGGTGGTGGCGACCCTTGACAACGCCGTTGTGCGCCAAGGTGAATTCGTGCTGGGCCCGGTCTCACTACAGGTCGACGCCGGCGAGCGGATCGGCATCACCGGCCCGAACGGCGCGGGCAAGTCGACACTGCTGGGGTTACTGCTGGGCCGCACGCCACCCGACGAGGGCCGGGCCGGTCTGGGCGCGAACATCGCCGTCGGCGAGATCGACCAGACCCGTGCCGAATTCGACGGGCCGGGGCGGCTGATCGATCGTTTCGAACAGCACGTGCCGGACTGGCCGACCGCCGAGGTGCGCACGTTGTTGGCGAAGTTCGGTCTGGGCGCCGACCATGTGGAGCGCGCCGCGCACGAGCTGTCACCCGGTGAGCGCACCCGGGCCGGCCTGGCGCTGCTGCAGGCCCGCGGCGTGAACGTGCTGGTGCTCGACGAACCGACCAATCATCTGGATCTGCCCGCGATCGAGCAACTCGAGCAGGCCCTGGAGAGCTATGATGGTGCGCTGCTGCTGGTCACACACGATCGCCGGATGCTGCAGAATGTGCGGCTGGATCGGACGTGGCGCGTCGACGGTGGCCGGGTTCACGGCGTGTAG
- a CDS encoding RES domain-containing protein: MATSAEPVGPMTPTVCPRHVEDTVLRRRIMAQATERRCSYCTVDGPAPVAAGWAAFIESFLVGVGVHYQPGPLDVGDAVSPVEVARDILAVAGVTHRELIDDVVEALSGTTSWVPRDRKSSNGIDQLSYSWDAFKHIVKHEMRYFFATRAAGSGDMTALQVLKAVSDLGENHPAVWPAPCPAPLFRARMATSEGEASSWRHACDLGPPPPEWAAANRMSPAGISIFYGATDRATAIAEAGAHAAHRFVVTGEFTPTRELHLIDLTNLPALPSIFDESAHTEYFVVRFLQRFIHDITLPVELDGHEHIDYVPTQVFTEYFRYAFPDRVDGLMFPSAQGPGINVVVFVGSDRCADTGAETEQTRLSFDTATLEVSRVMTVAR, encoded by the coding sequence ATGGCGACATCGGCTGAACCCGTCGGGCCGATGACACCGACCGTCTGCCCGCGCCACGTCGAGGACACCGTGCTGCGCCGGCGCATCATGGCGCAGGCAACCGAACGGCGCTGCAGCTACTGCACCGTGGACGGTCCGGCTCCGGTCGCGGCCGGCTGGGCCGCGTTCATCGAGTCATTCCTGGTGGGCGTCGGCGTGCACTATCAGCCGGGGCCCCTCGACGTCGGTGACGCCGTCTCACCGGTCGAGGTGGCCCGCGACATCCTGGCCGTGGCGGGGGTTACTCATCGCGAACTCATCGACGATGTCGTCGAGGCGCTCAGCGGCACCACGAGCTGGGTGCCACGAGACCGAAAGAGCAGCAACGGTATCGATCAATTGTCCTACAGCTGGGACGCTTTCAAGCACATCGTCAAACACGAGATGCGCTACTTCTTCGCCACCCGGGCGGCGGGATCCGGTGACATGACCGCCCTGCAGGTGCTCAAAGCTGTATCCGATCTCGGCGAGAACCATCCCGCGGTGTGGCCCGCGCCGTGTCCGGCGCCGTTGTTCCGCGCACGGATGGCGACCTCGGAGGGTGAGGCGTCGAGCTGGCGGCACGCCTGCGATCTGGGACCTCCGCCGCCGGAGTGGGCCGCGGCGAACCGGATGAGCCCGGCCGGAATCAGTATCTTCTACGGCGCGACCGACCGCGCCACCGCGATCGCGGAGGCCGGTGCCCATGCCGCCCACCGGTTCGTCGTCACCGGTGAGTTCACGCCGACACGCGAACTGCACCTGATCGATCTCACGAATCTGCCTGCGTTGCCGAGCATTTTCGACGAAAGCGCGCACACTGAGTATTTCGTGGTCAGGTTCCTTCAGCGGTTCATCCACGACATCACGCTGCCGGTGGAACTAGACGGCCACGAACACATCGACTACGTCCCGACTCAGGTGTTCACCGAGTACTTCCGGTATGCGTTCCCGGACCGCGTCGACGGCCTGATGTTCCCCAGTGCCCAGGGGCCCGGCATCAACGTCGTGGTCTTCGTCGGATCGGACCGATGTGCGGACACGGGGGCCGAGACCGAGCAGACCAGACTCAGCTTCGACACCGCCACGCTAGAGGTCAGCCGGGTCATGACGGTGGCGCGTTGA
- a CDS encoding GlxA family transcriptional regulator — MADEPSQETPAARTVVFALYDKVTLQDVAAPLEIFARANDFGANYHVLLVSPTGAAVGTTAYARLDVNLALADVPARIDTLLVPGGVPADFSFTPGLHDIPEEPTPDTVPDALEMVRLLAPRARRVASVCTGAFVLAALGLLEGRRATTHWAHCQTLARRYPNVRVDPDSLFVQDGPFITGAGITAGIDLALALVESDYGPTVARRVARWMVVFLQRPGGQAQFSVWAESALPVSGGLRDIVDAVIADPGADHSIASMAVKAAVSERHLARMFHDQIGMTPARFVEQARLEAAKVLLATGDQSQDSIARRAGFGTTDTMRRTFRRNLGVSPGVYRNRFRTTGIDQ; from the coding sequence GTGGCCGACGAACCAAGCCAAGAGACCCCGGCGGCACGCACGGTCGTGTTCGCCCTCTACGACAAGGTCACCCTGCAGGATGTGGCGGCGCCCCTGGAGATCTTCGCCCGTGCCAACGATTTCGGGGCGAACTACCATGTGCTGCTGGTCTCGCCGACCGGTGCGGCGGTTGGCACCACGGCCTACGCACGCCTGGACGTGAATCTGGCGCTGGCCGACGTGCCCGCCAGGATCGACACGCTGCTGGTGCCCGGCGGCGTGCCTGCGGATTTCTCCTTCACCCCTGGCCTGCACGACATTCCCGAGGAGCCGACACCCGATACGGTGCCGGACGCCCTGGAAATGGTGCGCCTGCTCGCGCCGCGGGCACGTCGGGTGGCCTCGGTGTGCACCGGCGCGTTCGTGCTCGCCGCCCTCGGGCTTCTCGAAGGGCGGCGCGCGACCACCCACTGGGCGCACTGCCAGACATTGGCGCGCAGATATCCGAACGTGCGCGTGGATCCGGATTCGCTGTTCGTCCAGGACGGGCCGTTCATCACGGGTGCGGGCATCACCGCGGGTATCGACCTGGCGCTGGCCCTTGTCGAGAGTGACTACGGCCCGACGGTGGCCCGGCGGGTGGCGCGCTGGATGGTCGTCTTCCTCCAACGCCCGGGCGGGCAGGCGCAATTCAGCGTGTGGGCGGAATCTGCGCTGCCGGTCTCGGGTGGGCTGCGCGATATCGTGGACGCGGTGATCGCCGACCCCGGCGCGGACCATTCCATCGCATCGATGGCCGTCAAAGCGGCCGTGAGTGAGCGGCACCTCGCCCGGATGTTCCACGACCAGATCGGGATGACCCCGGCGCGATTCGTCGAACAGGCCCGGCTGGAGGCCGCCAAAGTGCTCCTCGCGACCGGTGATCAGAGCCAGGATTCCATTGCGCGACGGGCGGGCTTCGGCACGACGGACACCATGCGGCGCACCTTCCGCCGAAACCTCGGCGTGTCACCCGGCGTATACCGGAACCGCTTTCGCACCACCGGGATCGACCAGTAA
- a CDS encoding energy-coupling factor ABC transporter permease, translating to MHIEPGIVDGAKIVLSYATAGGAGAYALTMAWKHLKERGPGSMLLGTSVTTALVLVFFEILPHFPVGVSEVHLILGSTLFLLFGAAPAAFGLALGLLIQGMFLAPFDLPQYGMNLTTLLVPLFALQYVAGRTIAPQTPYTALKYRQALTLSMTYQAGIVSWVGFWALYGEGLSGQTVASIATFGAAYMLVIVVEPLADVAVLAGAKALERYKNDAWLEPRLFNPA from the coding sequence ATGCACATCGAACCAGGAATCGTGGACGGCGCAAAGATCGTCCTGAGTTATGCCACCGCGGGCGGCGCCGGCGCCTACGCGCTGACGATGGCGTGGAAACACCTCAAGGAGCGAGGCCCGGGGTCAATGCTGCTCGGCACGTCCGTGACCACCGCGCTGGTCCTGGTGTTCTTCGAGATCCTCCCGCACTTCCCGGTGGGCGTCTCCGAGGTGCACCTGATCCTCGGCTCGACGCTGTTCCTGCTGTTCGGCGCCGCGCCCGCGGCCTTCGGTCTGGCGCTGGGCCTGCTGATCCAGGGCATGTTCCTGGCCCCCTTCGATCTTCCGCAGTACGGCATGAACCTGACCACGCTGTTGGTGCCGCTGTTCGCGTTGCAGTACGTGGCGGGCCGGACGATCGCACCACAGACGCCCTATACCGCCCTGAAATACCGTCAGGCCCTGACCCTCTCGATGACCTACCAGGCGGGCATCGTGTCGTGGGTGGGGTTCTGGGCGCTCTACGGTGAGGGCCTCAGCGGGCAGACGGTCGCCAGCATCGCGACATTCGGTGCCGCGTACATGCTGGTGATCGTCGTCGAACCACTGGCGGATGTGGCCGTGCTGGCCGGTGCGAAGGCCCTCGAGCGGTACAAGAACGACGCCTGGCTGGAGCCACGCCTGTTCAACCCGGCCTGA
- a CDS encoding ClC family H(+)/Cl(-) exchange transporter — protein sequence MRSGLVWVCTVSVLAGVVIGFVGGAFRWCLQLADRWRVDLVTWAHDLPGPGWLVPIAVAALGATLAAVVVRWVPLAAGSGIQHVEAVYRGTARPPSLLLLPAKFIGGVLAIGSGLVLGREGPTVHMGAVIGAQAARRGGLDDRDVRLMQTALGGAGLAVAFNAPIGGALFTLEEATKSVHIRTVLVTLFSAATAVACARLILGDQPDFQVDPVAAPSTTLVPVFIVFGLVTGCLGALYSRLVLSFLDGVAAVPRIPAVAKAAVIGAIIGLVAFVDPRAVGGGDGLTQLIVGGGALALPMALGYLVVRLVAGPLSYAAAVPGGLFAPLLAVGALWGVLFTGGLNVLIPESKSSLVVPMAIVGMAAFFGAVVRAPVTAIVLVIEMTATTSLVVPMLAATAAAVLAAELLKSPPIYDSLRERMQPDGNRGPLDSQERRNRGGQ from the coding sequence ATGAGATCGGGCCTGGTGTGGGTCTGCACCGTGTCGGTCCTGGCCGGCGTGGTGATCGGCTTTGTCGGCGGCGCGTTCCGGTGGTGTCTGCAGCTCGCGGACCGCTGGCGGGTCGACCTGGTCACCTGGGCCCACGACCTGCCGGGGCCAGGGTGGCTGGTGCCGATCGCCGTGGCCGCTCTCGGGGCGACGCTGGCCGCCGTCGTGGTCCGGTGGGTGCCGCTGGCCGCCGGGAGCGGCATTCAGCACGTCGAGGCCGTCTATCGCGGGACGGCCCGACCGCCGAGCCTGCTGCTGCTGCCGGCCAAGTTCATCGGGGGTGTCCTCGCGATCGGCTCGGGCCTGGTGCTCGGCAGAGAAGGCCCGACGGTGCACATGGGTGCGGTGATCGGCGCGCAGGCCGCGCGGCGCGGCGGGCTGGACGACCGTGATGTGCGGCTGATGCAGACAGCGCTGGGCGGTGCCGGACTGGCGGTCGCGTTCAACGCGCCGATCGGTGGGGCGCTGTTCACCCTCGAAGAGGCCACCAAATCCGTGCACATCCGCACTGTGCTCGTCACCCTGTTCTCGGCCGCCACGGCCGTGGCCTGTGCCCGGTTGATCCTCGGCGACCAGCCGGATTTCCAGGTCGATCCGGTGGCGGCGCCGTCGACCACCCTGGTCCCCGTCTTCATCGTGTTCGGTCTCGTCACCGGCTGCCTGGGCGCGCTCTACAGCCGGCTCGTGCTGAGCTTCCTCGACGGCGTCGCCGCCGTTCCCCGGATTCCGGCGGTCGCGAAGGCGGCGGTCATCGGCGCGATCATCGGGCTGGTGGCGTTCGTGGATCCACGTGCCGTCGGTGGCGGTGATGGGCTGACTCAGCTGATCGTCGGAGGTGGCGCCCTGGCGTTGCCGATGGCTCTGGGGTATCTGGTGGTGCGGCTGGTGGCCGGTCCGTTGTCCTATGCGGCCGCGGTACCCGGTGGGCTGTTCGCGCCCCTGCTGGCCGTCGGCGCGCTGTGGGGTGTTCTGTTCACCGGCGGCCTGAATGTTCTTATACCCGAGAGTAAATCGTCGCTCGTGGTGCCGATGGCCATCGTCGGCATGGCCGCGTTCTTCGGTGCCGTCGTGCGGGCGCCCGTAACCGCGATCGTGCTGGTGATCGAGATGACCGCCACCACATCGCTGGTCGTGCCGATGCTGGCGGCGACCGCCGCTGCCGTGCTGGCCGCCGAACTGCTGAAATCGCCGCCCATCTACGACAGCCTGCGCGAGCGGATGCAACCTGACGGAAACAGAGGCCCGCTAGATTCGCAGGAGCGCCGAAACCGCGGGGGGCAGTGA
- a CDS encoding nitrile hydratase accessory protein, producing the protein MKLHQTCTTDQAAPSFDHDWQRRAFGLALALSEFGHYPWAEFQQSLIDTIGAWESAPAPARGEWEYYDHWVAALEHVVDHRKILTAPLITDDGDHVVHDDHH; encoded by the coding sequence ATGAAACTGCACCAGACCTGCACGACGGATCAGGCCGCGCCGTCGTTCGACCACGATTGGCAACGACGGGCCTTCGGCCTGGCGCTTGCCTTGTCCGAGTTCGGTCACTACCCGTGGGCTGAATTTCAGCAGAGCCTGATCGACACGATCGGCGCGTGGGAGTCGGCGCCCGCACCCGCCCGGGGTGAATGGGAGTACTACGACCACTGGGTCGCAGCACTGGAACACGTTGTGGACCATCGGAAAATCCTCACCGCCCCACTGATCACCGACGACGGCGACCACGTCGTCCACGACGACCACCACTGA
- a CDS encoding pyridoxamine 5'-phosphate oxidase family protein, with protein MKLTPGDLEFLRRPLFGFFTVATGADPPQPRPVWFEATEHGTIELFTLTDAAKVRRLRTDPRASLVVAAPVGERERWVSVAGATTLESEGAQQLATRLANRYWDLTDEGRAAELQQMLGADLLRLVIHPDKVTRYTP; from the coding sequence GTGAAGCTGACGCCTGGAGACCTGGAGTTCCTGCGCCGCCCGCTGTTCGGGTTCTTCACCGTGGCCACCGGCGCCGACCCGCCGCAGCCCCGTCCGGTGTGGTTCGAGGCCACCGAACACGGAACCATCGAACTGTTCACCCTCACCGACGCGGCGAAGGTCCGGCGCCTGCGCACCGACCCTCGCGCGTCTCTGGTGGTCGCCGCCCCGGTGGGCGAACGTGAGCGCTGGGTGTCGGTCGCCGGTGCCACGACGCTGGAAAGCGAAGGAGCGCAACAACTTGCCACCCGGTTGGCCAATCGGTACTGGGACCTCACCGACGAGGGTCGGGCAGCCGAACTGCAGCAGATGCTGGGCGCCGACCTGTTGCGTCTGGTCATCCACCCGGACAAGGTGACGCGCTACACGCCGTGA
- the nthB gene encoding nitrile hydratase subunit beta, which translates to MKLQHYLGGLEGLPEPLNLEKRVFVEEWEKRIFGIHVAMMGLSAHLGSALPEYPIAEVPTEFRDEWTWASLRTGAEAMNPFDYFKFRYYEKWLGGISQFFIDQGYVSEEEISALIAAPATVPSGGDPAIDDQVIDYLRRGDSPRRDTAHPKFAVGEQVRIGNLPAGAHTRLPGYLRTRVGTVTRIFEGDYGYFVHTGDGIGDPMPIYIVEFAPAELWGVRAEPGANTLYAELFEAYLQPVEEDK; encoded by the coding sequence ATGAAACTGCAGCATTATCTGGGTGGTCTGGAGGGCCTGCCCGAACCGCTCAATTTGGAGAAGCGGGTGTTCGTCGAAGAGTGGGAAAAGCGCATCTTCGGCATCCACGTCGCCATGATGGGCCTGAGCGCGCACCTGGGCTCGGCGCTGCCGGAGTACCCGATCGCCGAGGTGCCCACCGAGTTCCGCGACGAGTGGACGTGGGCTTCGCTGCGCACCGGCGCCGAGGCGATGAATCCGTTCGACTATTTCAAGTTCCGCTACTACGAGAAGTGGCTCGGCGGAATCAGCCAGTTCTTCATCGACCAGGGGTACGTGTCTGAGGAGGAGATCAGTGCCCTGATCGCGGCCCCGGCGACGGTCCCGAGCGGCGGTGATCCGGCGATCGATGACCAGGTGATCGATTACCTGCGCCGCGGCGACAGCCCGCGCCGTGACACCGCGCACCCGAAGTTCGCTGTGGGAGAACAGGTCCGCATCGGAAACCTGCCCGCCGGTGCCCACACCCGGCTGCCGGGGTACCTGCGGACCCGGGTGGGCACCGTCACCAGGATCTTCGAGGGCGACTACGGCTACTTCGTCCACACCGGCGACGGAATCGGTGACCCGATGCCGATCTACATCGTCGAGTTCGCCCCCGCGGAACTCTGGGGCGTCCGGGCGGAACCGGGCGCCAACACCCTGTACGCCGAACTGTTCGAGGCCTATCTGCAACCCGTCGAGGAGGACAAGTGA
- a CDS encoding NAD(P)H-binding protein: protein MSTDTILVLAATGKTGRRVAARLRLRGVNARLASRSSQTSFDWSDPAGWDAALEGVTAVYMVAPATVGPAPEFVARAQAAGVQRLVLLSGRGADTWGDSRFGLDMRSAEEAVRGSASEWTVLRPNNFAQNFDEDLFHAPLVAGELALPAGDTPEPFIDIEDVADVAAKVLTEPGRHAGQVYELTGPDSLTFAEAVEMISRASGQPITYKQITPAEYTALLVEQGVGEPDAEHVTEMFVMMDGGPLATTTGGVASVLGREPRTFEDYVLRTAASGAWSR from the coding sequence ATGAGTACAGACACAATCCTTGTCCTGGCCGCGACCGGGAAGACCGGTCGCCGCGTCGCCGCCCGCCTGCGGTTGCGCGGCGTCAACGCCCGGCTCGCCTCCCGATCCAGTCAGACCTCCTTCGACTGGTCCGATCCCGCCGGCTGGGATGCGGCGCTGGAGGGCGTCACCGCGGTGTACATGGTCGCGCCCGCAACGGTGGGCCCCGCACCCGAGTTCGTCGCCAGGGCGCAGGCCGCCGGGGTGCAACGGCTGGTGCTGCTGTCCGGGCGCGGCGCCGACACGTGGGGCGACTCGCGTTTCGGGCTGGACATGCGTTCGGCCGAAGAAGCCGTCCGCGGTTCGGCCTCGGAGTGGACCGTCCTGCGGCCCAACAACTTCGCGCAGAATTTCGACGAGGACCTGTTCCACGCGCCGCTGGTCGCCGGGGAGCTCGCGTTGCCTGCCGGCGACACCCCCGAACCCTTCATCGACATCGAGGACGTCGCCGATGTCGCGGCCAAGGTCCTGACCGAGCCCGGCCGTCACGCCGGGCAGGTCTACGAGCTGACCGGCCCGGACTCGCTGACCTTCGCCGAGGCTGTCGAGATGATCTCTCGCGCATCGGGGCAGCCCATCACCTACAAGCAGATCACCCCGGCCGAGTACACCGCGCTACTGGTGGAACAGGGCGTCGGCGAGCCCGATGCCGAACACGTCACCGAGATGTTCGTGATGATGGACGGCGGCCCGCTCGCCACGACCACGGGCGGGGTGGCATCCGTGCTGGGCAGAGAGCCCCGGACCTTCGAGGACTACGTGCTGCGGACAGCGGCCAGTGGGGCGTGGTCGCGGTGA
- the nthA gene encoding nitrile hydratase subunit alpha yields MTEQFSYPSDREQSSADRVGALERLLIEKGVITGETVDKVLAYFESEMTPLNGQKIVVKAWTDPDFAARVVVDTPAALAELDLPEGMAGAEGEHLQAVANEPGVHNLVICTLCSCFPWPVLGLPPYWYKDPVFRARAAREPRTVLTEVGVDLAEDTEIKVWDSSGHSRWFVIPERPAGTEGFTEEQLMGLVTTESMMGVALAGQPA; encoded by the coding sequence GTGACCGAGCAGTTTTCGTACCCGTCCGATCGTGAGCAATCCAGCGCCGATCGGGTCGGGGCCCTGGAGCGGCTGCTGATCGAGAAGGGGGTCATCACCGGCGAGACGGTCGACAAGGTGCTCGCCTACTTCGAGTCCGAGATGACACCGCTGAACGGTCAGAAGATCGTCGTGAAAGCCTGGACGGACCCTGATTTCGCGGCCCGGGTGGTCGTGGACACCCCGGCGGCGCTGGCCGAACTGGACCTGCCCGAGGGGATGGCCGGCGCGGAAGGCGAGCACCTACAGGCGGTGGCCAACGAGCCCGGGGTGCACAACCTTGTCATCTGCACGCTGTGCTCCTGTTTTCCCTGGCCGGTGCTGGGATTGCCCCCGTACTGGTACAAGGACCCGGTGTTCCGGGCACGTGCCGCCCGGGAACCCCGCACGGTGCTGACCGAGGTCGGAGTGGACCTGGCCGAGGACACCGAAATCAAGGTGTGGGATTCCAGCGGGCATTCGCGGTGGTTCGTCATCCCCGAACGGCCCGCGGGAACCGAGGGTTTCACCGAGGAGCAACTCATGGGACTGGTCACCACCGAGTCGATGATGGGCGTCGCACTGGCAGGGCAGCCGGCATGA
- a CDS encoding DUF1097 domain-containing protein — translation MDSRSALTLSIGVLGGVAVALTATVITVPIWVVFLSWASFFFVGGGPGGWVRSVSSNLVGVLIASASLYAAHLLGGSLTVTAIAVGVGSALMVQASWVDLLSTTPAVVVGFASTVSTVAGTGQLVTATSISHPGLVAACACVLGATFGIASEYLANVMTRTAPASRTGTEGAPA, via the coding sequence ATGGATTCACGATCGGCTCTGACATTGAGCATCGGTGTGCTCGGCGGGGTCGCGGTGGCGCTCACCGCGACCGTGATCACCGTCCCCATCTGGGTGGTCTTCCTGTCGTGGGCTTCCTTCTTCTTCGTCGGGGGAGGCCCGGGCGGCTGGGTGCGGTCGGTGTCATCGAATCTGGTGGGTGTCCTCATCGCCAGCGCCAGCCTGTACGCCGCGCATCTGCTCGGCGGCAGTCTGACCGTCACGGCCATCGCCGTGGGCGTGGGAAGTGCGCTGATGGTGCAGGCGTCCTGGGTCGATCTGCTGTCGACGACACCCGCGGTGGTGGTGGGTTTCGCATCGACGGTCTCGACCGTGGCCGGGACGGGACAACTGGTGACCGCGACGAGCATCTCCCACCCGGGGTTGGTGGCGGCCTGCGCCTGCGTGCTGGGCGCCACGTTCGGTATCGCCTCGGAGTACCTGGCCAATGTGATGACACGTACGGCCCCGGCCAGCCGTACCGGAACAGAAGGTGCACCGGCATGA
- a CDS encoding GlxA family transcriptional regulator, with product MCHYVEHRSRRIAMLACDGVRTLDVTGALEVFDVARTLGYDYAVSLHTYGDSSAIRCSSGLTLAATPAALLDTPPDTVILLGGESFVSEVVPSHVQQSVRTRTAGVRRIAAIDAGVFALGATGLLDGRRATTHWRHLDAFVTRCPSTIVDRESVFVRDDDIWTAAGSAAGIDLALALVSDDYGADLAHEISREMVVLSRRMEGHPQISAAARTPRPKHAELERLMATVSADPAGHYELDVVAAQIGMSPRHLARLFKAQVGVTLRQYVYEVRLENAVSLVLAGESFHAAAQRSGLRYGARIRDHLEAHRVLPAPTRPAPLLVDPGGAKAVPVYAG from the coding sequence ATGTGTCACTACGTCGAGCACCGTTCGCGTCGCATCGCGATGCTGGCCTGTGACGGCGTCCGGACCCTGGATGTCACCGGTGCGCTGGAGGTGTTCGACGTGGCCCGCACCCTCGGCTACGACTACGCGGTGTCGCTGCACACCTACGGGGATTCCTCGGCGATCCGTTGTTCGTCGGGACTCACACTCGCTGCCACTCCGGCCGCGCTACTGGACACGCCTCCGGACACGGTGATCCTGCTCGGCGGCGAAAGCTTTGTCTCCGAAGTTGTTCCGTCACATGTTCAGCAGTCGGTCCGAACTCGTACTGCCGGTGTGCGGCGGATCGCCGCCATCGACGCCGGGGTCTTCGCGTTGGGCGCGACCGGCCTGCTCGACGGCCGTCGCGCGACCACGCACTGGCGCCACCTGGACGCCTTCGTCACCCGCTGTCCGTCCACGATCGTGGACCGCGAGTCCGTGTTCGTCCGCGACGACGACATCTGGACCGCCGCGGGTTCCGCGGCCGGCATCGACCTGGCGCTCGCGCTGGTCTCTGATGACTACGGAGCCGACCTCGCGCACGAGATCTCCAGGGAGATGGTGGTTCTCAGCAGGCGCATGGAGGGCCATCCCCAGATCTCTGCGGCCGCCAGGACTCCGCGACCCAAACACGCCGAGCTGGAGCGCTTGATGGCGACCGTCAGCGCGGATCCGGCCGGACACTACGAGTTGGACGTCGTTGCCGCCCAGATCGGGATGAGTCCACGGCATCTGGCCCGGCTGTTCAAGGCGCAGGTCGGGGTGACGCTGCGGCAGTACGTGTACGAGGTCCGGTTGGAGAATGCAGTCAGCCTGGTACTGGCCGGTGAGTCCTTCCACGCCGCGGCACAGCGCAGCGGGCTGCGGTACGGGGCCCGCATCCGCGACCATCTGGAGGCGCATCGCGTGCTGCCGGCACCGACTCGGCCCGCTCCGTTACTGGTCGATCCCGGTGGTGCGAAAGCGGTTCCGGTATACGCCGGGTGA